The following proteins come from a genomic window of bacterium:
- a CDS encoding metallopeptidase family protein, with protein sequence MVGQDDFDRALRKALSELPPMFRDALANVAVVVEERAPDELLDELGVPPDGTLYGFYHGVPLPERSIQDSGLLPDKISVYRGPLVEDFPDRGELRRQIRITLLHEIGHYFGMDEEELSRLGYE encoded by the coding sequence ATGGTGGGGCAAGACGATTTCGACCGGGCGCTCCGGAAGGCGCTCTCGGAACTCCCGCCGATGTTCCGCGACGCGCTGGCGAACGTCGCCGTGGTCGTCGAGGAGCGGGCGCCGGACGAACTGCTCGATGAACTGGGAGTTCCTCCCGACGGCACGTTGTACGGCTTCTACCACGGGGTCCCGCTCCCCGAGCGGTCGATCCAGGATTCCGGCCTCCTTCCCGACAAGATCTCCGTCTACCGGGGGCCGCTCGTGGAGGATTTCCCGGACCGTGGGGAGCTGCGCCGGCAGATCCGGATCACGCTGCTTCACGAGATCGGCCACTACTTCGGGATGGACGAGGAGGAACTTTCCCGTCTCGGGTACGAATGA
- the hisC gene encoding histidinol-phosphate transaminase: MTVVFRRNVARMEGYVPGEQPRERDFIKLNTNENPYPPSPKVRQAILRELGEPLRLYPDPGSTALRRQAALTYGFELPGVIAGNGSDDLLAMIARAFVGEGDLLACPVPTYTLYDTLVRIQGGKLAAVPYPDDYSLPRGLAANKARVTIVANPNSPSGTAVPARALAELAAAVPGLLVVDEAYADFADETALALARERRNVIVLRTLSKSFSLAGMRIGLGFAHPRIVEGLDKVRDSYNLSRLSIAAGAAALADIGWMKRNAARIRKTREALAAALPGVGFTPFPSRSNFILARRTRGGSARPVYEALKRRKILVRYFDTPRLAGCLRITVGTDDEVGALLDAMKAIR, from the coding sequence ATGACCGTCGTCTTCCGGCGGAATGTCGCCCGCATGGAGGGGTACGTCCCCGGCGAACAGCCCCGGGAGCGCGACTTCATCAAGCTGAACACCAACGAGAACCCCTACCCCCCATCACCGAAGGTGCGCCAGGCGATCCTCCGGGAGCTCGGGGAGCCGCTGCGCCTCTATCCCGACCCCGGGTCCACCGCGCTGCGGCGCCAGGCCGCGCTGACGTACGGATTCGAACTGCCGGGGGTGATCGCGGGGAACGGCTCGGACGACCTGCTGGCGATGATCGCGAGGGCGTTCGTGGGCGAGGGCGACCTCCTCGCGTGCCCCGTGCCCACCTACACGCTCTACGACACCCTCGTCCGCATCCAGGGGGGGAAACTCGCGGCGGTCCCGTACCCGGACGACTACTCCCTCCCCCGGGGCCTCGCCGCGAATAAGGCGCGCGTGACGATCGTCGCGAACCCGAATTCCCCGTCGGGGACCGCCGTTCCTGCCCGTGCGCTCGCGGAGCTCGCCGCCGCCGTCCCCGGCCTGCTCGTCGTCGACGAGGCGTACGCCGACTTCGCGGACGAGACGGCCCTCGCGCTCGCCCGGGAACGGCGAAACGTGATCGTCCTGCGGACGCTCTCCAAGTCGTTCTCCCTGGCGGGGATGCGAATCGGGCTCGGGTTCGCCCACCCGCGGATCGTCGAGGGGCTGGACAAGGTCCGCGACTCGTACAACCTGAGCCGCCTGTCGATCGCGGCGGGGGCGGCCGCGCTCGCGGACATCGGGTGGATGAAGCGGAACGCGGCGAGGATCCGGAAAACGCGCGAAGCGCTGGCGGCGGCCCTTCCCGGTGTGGGATTCACGCCGTTCCCGTCGCGGAGCAACTTCATCCTCGCCCGGCGGACGCGGGGAGGATCGGCCCGACCGGTCTACGAGGCGCTCAAGCGCCGGAAGATCCTCGTGCGGTATTTCGACACCCCGCGGCTCGCGGGATGTCTCCGCATCACCGTCGGGACGGACGACGAGGTCGGGGCGCTCCTCGACGCGATGAAGGCGATCCGGTAG